Genomic segment of Mercurialis annua linkage group LG6, ddMerAnnu1.2, whole genome shotgun sequence:
aaCAAACAGAATTTTCAACATCACAAAATCATGTCAACATGTTAAAGAACAACATacataattcaaatatttcaataaCGAACACCTAATATAGACCACTTACCTTCGATGGGTTGACTTTCAAAATCAGCATCTTTCCTCCGACATTCATAGTTCGGATTCAAAAAGTGGCCAACTatcataaaaaacaaaaaatattaacgCCGCAGATTGAAAGGAGATTatcgaagaaaaaaaagatgaaaacaaAATACTATACTAAACATTTTTAGTTAGATAGATATTCAATAGCATGTTCAAAAAGAGGTGACAAAAAATAggcttaattgcgtaaaaaatcacaaactttagcgtgttttgcaaatttaacataaactttcaattttggcgatttaatacataaacttttgatttttggcaattttagcaccgatcaatttttcgtgaaaaaaatgctgatgtgtacaccggaataaccactattccggcgtccgcatcagcatttttctctattttttttgaaggaaaattgatcggtgctaaaattgcaaaaagtcaaaagtttgtgtattaatttgccaaaattgaaagtttatgttaaatttacaaaacacgctaaagtttatgattttttacgccattaagccCAAAAAATATACTCGTAAACTTCAGTTGCCTCATCCACGCGCATCATCAGATGCAAAGGATCATCAGTGTTTGCTCTAATCACAACCACCTCGACAATGTCGCCAACTTTACTCCACATTTTTTCAAATAACTAATACCAATTTCAAAAAACAATGTATTAAACCAAACACAATTTCCCAACACAAGAAAGAGGAACAGAATTCTaacaaaaaaatgagaaaacaaaAAGTGCTTTCTTGATAGCCCATTTTCATTAAAGTAAGTTTAACACATTCATGTTAAAATCAAAATAGATTGCAATATTTTGGCATCAAGTAATGCAaactctaatttaattaatggtCCACCAGCTGATGTATGCATGAAAACCTTAAGAACATGGCATCTCCCAGTTAACAGAACTCTCAAAAACTCAGAAGAAAAATTTCGGGACCATtctgtaattaataaaaattagacgACCTGTTTCCTtaggaaaaaaaaacctaaaatgctacttgtaaattaaaaaaatttgattagttaCCAACAAACCTAATTATTTATGTTACTCATAACAATAACTATCTCCTTTTCAGATAAACAATCTTTACaatgcatttattatttattctgaACTTAAATTAGAttcaaatgctttattttaataatgtcaAAATAAATCAACTATTAGAAAGATAGCAATGAATAAAaggattattataaatttagtgtGTGAACTTGTTCAAAATGGCAATTTGATGTTTGAACAAATATGTATATCAATTTGGTGTTTGAACCAGCTAAAAATTAACAAACATGTGTTTTTATCatgtcattttttaaaaatgataatatggTAGGCCCATCGGTTAAAAATCTTTATATACCGCTTAACTTGACATCAAAAATCAGAAGAGATAAAACTACAAAAACTTAACATAACTATTCAAAACTTGTCATAAGAGTTTaactattaataattattaattaatagtaACTAATAGTAATGTCTTGATTAgtagtattttataatatcttaattaatttaataaaaaattaataactaaaatgatttaaaaagaTCTGAAAAATGATCCTAATGAATTTCAACTAATATAACCCAATCAGCTCTTAAAAAATTAGCACCTCTACAAGAAAAATTCTTAGGTGAAACACTTAACAGTGCTGATGtggaataaattttttaattagcaGTACTAATGTGAATTAAAAGTGATAATAATATAAGAGCAAATCTTCATAGTAGCTTCACTCCTACAGTACAGTacctaaacatttaaaattatgaaaagatGACAAGCATCGTCTTTTTTTAAGtcgttttcattttttttttaaagccTCCATCAAAATGGACGAACAACCCTATTTATAGCAGTAACAAGAACATTAATATACCTCAAAGAAACTTTGAACATTTGTTCCATCAAATTGAACAATAACATCTTCGGGTCGTATTCCAGCAGAATGAGCAGAAGACCCTAGTAGAACCTATTTGACAATTCAGATCATTAATCTAAATAATACAAACAATTTGATATACAAGAAGAAAACCAATAGTATATATGTAAACAATATTTCTTCCACCTtttaaagatatatatatataaaaaagaaaagagacaaATGATAGTAAATATCATGATGATCTATAAGATGGTAAAAGAATAGAGTGCATACCTTCTCAACAATAATACCTCTGAAAATGTTTGGGAACATTTGACAGAAATTTTCTAAAATACCAAGATCAGTTGTGTGAAGATTAGCCACTTTCATGCCAAGCTTAGGTCGACGTGGTTCCCTATAACAAAGGATGAATCATTTTGTTCGCAAAAGACATGACTACCATCCAAAGTTATCTATTCATCACTTCAAATGGAAACAGAAAATTTATTCATTCAAACATTGGAGCAAAAATAATGCAGAATAacaataatgaaataaaaaaattaattttatttatgcaATTAAGGATTTATAATTGTttacaccaaaattaaaaaattcaaaagtttagtTGTGTTTGGTCTGCCTATTAACCCAAGATCCAGCTTAATctaacaaataaacaaaacataCTTGCTCTCATTTAATGCAGTACTAATTTTTTGTCCTCTACTATTTTTTGTTTACTTCAATGtaatgatatataaataatgaGGATAAAAATGACGATTAATCATTTAAATAGCAAATGGCTACCTATGATGTGAAAAAAGAAAAGTAGAAATATTGCCTATCAACTTACGAAGGGAGTAATAATACTCATAAGACACCTAGTTACAGGTTAATGTTTTAAGATTATGATGGTTATCGAGTCTTGGGAATAATTGAGAATGTAATTTTAACAATACACTAACAATAAAAAGGAACAATGATCAAAGTAAATAGTAATGCGAGGTAGGTCAATGACAAATAAAAGCTATATAATAAATTCATTGCTAAAGACGACTTATTCTCTAGTACAAAATAGTAGTGATGTCAATAAAATGTGATGAAAAAGCATATATTTGTGAGAAATTTAGAGCATACCcatattttttgtaatgatCCCACCATATGGAAGCTATATTGATTGGCAAAAATGGAGTATAAGACCAATCATAGAAACAGATTCCAATAACTTCTCCATACTGGTTGATAAGTGGGCCACCAATACCACACTAAAAAAAAGCATCAATATTTCATTCATTATGTATTAGGTAATTTCCAAGAATTATCAAGGCCATATCATATTCCAACAAATGTGACCaccattaattaaaaacatacttCGATGTTGCTAGAATAAACAATTATTTGAAAACGCACGCAAAAAGGATAAAAGAAAATTACTCTTGTAATTTTGCAAGTTGTACTGAAAAGCTCTTCACAGCCATATTTGCAATCGCCAAGCCTTAAATAGAgcatacataaaaataaaaattatcagtAAGGTGTATGTTTTACACTATAGGACCTAATAGCAAACAAGTGTCATTTAAGTGTAATTGGTCGAAATAGAATCAAGCTAAAAATAAAGCTAAATAATTGTGTTAACCTGAATATACCGGGAGCTGCCATGAGATTAAATCTCTTAGAGAAAAAGCGGCCAAGAGCAATCACTGCAACCCCAGGAATAAGATTATATGAAGTTGAATGAGGACGAAGCTCAAACGACTTATGTTTATGAGCGAGGAGTGAACTCGGATCCGTTATAAAAGAATCATCCAAATTTGCCAAACATGCAGCTCGCAATGGAGTGTCGGACTGAATCTTTATAGCAACTAGATTGTAATGGAAATCGCATGCCATTATCTTACCCTCAAATGATTCACTCTCAGAAAGGTACACGATAACctacaaaaattatttataacttGTAATTCACGAAACAAATTTGAAATGACTTCACTAAAAATATGTGATTTAAACATTGATACAATGAATGTATTTGCAGATAAACTCCTGACCTTAACATTATCTTCTCTAGAACCCCGATTAGTGGGACACCTGACTAAATTGGCAGAGGTCAATATAACACCACAGTTATCATAACTTTCAATAATAGTTCCAGAAGTTTGATTTAATTCCTTCTCACCTAAGGGACGAGGTAgtataatttgatattaataatAGTAACATAAACGATTAAGATTAAGATCAAACGGCGAACAtaacagaaaaattaaaaacagaaaaataaaacaagtaAACAATCAATGAAACAAAGATATGACAAACGaacataataattataaataactaCCTAAATAAGATACAATACTGACAACAGATGCAGAAGCTCTTAGAGCAGCCCTCTTAGTATCAACATCCAAGTACAAGTTTTGAGCATATTCATCAAAGGTTGTTCGAGACTCGGCACATTCGAACATGTACTTCATCTGATAAGGGGCTGAGCATTTCATcaaaaaatcaacataaaaaatagaattcaaaCAATGGCATATAAACAAATAtactaaaagaaaaaaacatgGACAAAGTAGAATATATTTGCAATCAAAACTCACTGAATGTTACGCCATCGTCTACTAAATTCCTTTCCCATACGCTTGCTTCCACCTTCCTCTTGAAGGTTAAAGGCTCAAAAAGCATAATTTGTCTAAAATTAGACAATATCAAGCTAAAATCAgaattcttaaattttaacGAAGCtgtgaaattttaaatataagagTTGagctataataatattaaattaagtcATAATTCTTAGCAAAGTTCTAAAATTTCAAGTATAAAACTTGAACTAGAATATTGATATGAACTGGTAAGGTGTTAGtatttaaaatttctttagATTTTGCtccgatttatattttcttCTGATTGATATTTTTTCTCATGTAACTGTATGTTCTAAACGTcacaataaagaaaaagaacGTAAGGCATTAATCATagaaaagatataaataaaaaattatttttaaaaaaatactacagTTTTGTTAAAAGAAactaacaaataatacaaaGAAGTTAATCTATCataattgttaaattaattatttaaaaagatgTCAAAAGAGACCAAGATGTGGAACAAGAAGAAAACATGCAATTGTTGGAGAGCAAGCGATGGCAGCGGAAGATCTGTTTTGCAAAAGCGAGTGAGACTTTAGGGTTTTTTCTTAGGGTCGGATTTTCAAGCTCTAACTCTTTTATGTTCTCGCTCCAAATTCTTTAAGAAAGGCTAATGTACCATGTATAATGAATTAAGTGGAGATTTTGCCCCCTCAATTTATAAGTAATgagcaattaacatataaattaattttgtggacaAATTAATCATGAACTTGCTGATTATGAACAATTACCCCCATTTTCACaaattagcttacaagttgaggggataaattgccaatttagagaataattagtttacaagttgagggggggggggggggggggggaggggAATTGCCAAAATAGGGCAAATTGCTCATAATTagcaagttcatgactaatatgcccacaaagttaatttatgtgctaattgcccattgcttataAGTTAAGGggacaaattgctacttaagtccaTATATAATACAATTGGTTAATTCAATCCAATGCAACAAAATGTAACTAAGTGTGTGTCTGATTCAACTGTTTCTTATAGCTGATAATTGTTGGCTGATAGCTGATAGTTGATAGATCACACGTGTTTAGTGAGATTTGATtggttggttttgtttatatataaaatgaccgtaaagggtatattttttattgttattaaattataaatatattatattctacaatatttaataaatatatttatttaagaagtaactttaatttaaatttatttacatagtttttttataaattatgatttattttaaaaataaataaattatagttttaatataaataaaataattctatataattttaatataaataaaataattctatacaatttaaaaataattagagtatttaaaaataatttaaataattttatatattaaaaaaatgatatattttagTAAGGataattttgtctaaataattaaaatattgaaatagTTATCATCTATTGGCAAAAAACTCCAAAATAGAGCTTTTCCAACAACAGCTGTTGAAAGTttaaaaaacttcaaaaaaacCCTTAAAAAATCTCACCAAGCGCTTCATTAGAACTTTTTAAAGagtaaaagttaaaagtttcaccaaaaaactgaaccaaatacCCCCTAAGTCTCATGATTTTAGAGTTATGAAGTACCTGTCAAGAATGGTTCCACTTTCTCATTTTGAGTTGATCAAATGCATCTTAAAGGCATTCACGTTCAAACAAAGAATGCGACGGTTTTTTCACCGGAAAATTTTGCTTTCTTCAATCTCTGTCGATGATGTCGTCTTCAACAATCAGTGGTGGCATCGGTTTGTATTTACAGCGAGGATTGTTAGTGGTCGCAGCGGTTTTTGCACCGGTTGCAATGAAAAACAGATCAGTTTGCGGATTTCAGTCAATTGCCCCATTCTATCATCTCttcctaaaaaattacaaaaaccgCTGCCAATTTTTGTTGCATCTGCACTCCATAATGATATTGACTAAGAGGTGGCAATTTACAAGTTTAAATTATTTGTCTTGTCAAATATGGGATAATTTGTAGAAACCATAAAGACTAGGGTCATTTTCCCTTGATACCACTCCTATGGAACTGCGAAGGCTggtattttttttcctttatcTTATATTTTGTGATTCAGATCATATGCATTTGGTTTAACCATAAAATGAGTGAATTTCTTTGGTTAAACAAAGATCCATGTAGTTTCATTTTTCTATGTTTAATAAATATACCTTGAGTTTATGTAAcaattttgatgttttttcCTTTTACACTATGTGATTCCTGctttttcagttttttaaataattatttttcatcatATTTATATCTAGTAATGCTATATATTTTATGCATTCAATAAtacattttgattatatatttaaaaatgggATCCATaactattttagttttaaaatgcatgcgttttctcaatttaaggATTCTATTTTCCTAATTTTATTGCCTCTTGAATATCTGATcaactaaatttttttgaataaaattctaaatttgtttaaaataccACAAGAAAATGGTGTgtatatttattcaatttttccttttaaatttgCGCTGTTTTTTCCTTTAAAACAGTCATAAACCATGCAAATAATTAGCTTTTGAGTTTTCAAGTTTctttagataaatattttataaatttatcaattgtttatctttttgtttttcaaaccAATATATAGTAAACATAattattagggttaatttcaataaaataccTTTACgaattttgtcagttataaccaaacctttaaaaatcgtctaatttagctaattttgtgatattttagaccttttctagccattcatgaataaaaccaaaaaatttcCTATTCGTGGATAAGTTAAATTAGCCGATTATGATTGATTTCACTACAATAGGTTTCAAATATCTTATATCATTCAAAATCGGTTATTTTATCACATTCATGAATGACAACTTTTTCGGTTTTATTCACGAATGGTTAGAAAAggttttaaatattccaaaaatttactaaaatatacgatttttaaaggtttgattataactgacaaaatctgtaaaaatttgatattttattgggACTAACCCTAATTATTATGATGAATTAGCTTCAGTTAATTGGATATTGAGCAaggtaattgtttttttttttcttataaaggtcatatgtttttgtttatgattaacttcgattttttttttgtttcatgcATTTTATCTCATTACTATATATTATTCTCTAAACATCTTTCATTCTCGTTTCCCCATTATGGATGAGTACAAATCATTATAAATgtcataattaatatttaatttaaaattatcattttctaattttttttttgtttttgtttcttatttttggacatatatttctACGAGAGGAATCTCTCAAGTACTCCATATTTTcaccatttgtttttttttttttgaaataaataaaacaaatgctAAAAGTATAAAGTACTTGAGAGATTCCTGTCGtagaaatatatgttaaaaaacaaaaaaacaaatggtTAATTGGATATTGAGCAACTCTCCCACCATTTGGTTGGACAACTCTACCACCAGCATTCATTGTCATACTAGAAAATTTTTGGTTTTAGAAAATGAACAGGTGatggttaaaatattttagaagaTGTCAACGGTATGTGCTTTtctgattttaatttaaattgattatatttACAACCGttcgtttaaaaaaattgttctttttATCTTGTTCaaatttgttaaataaatatatagttaGATGGCTCGTATAGTAGTCGTTAAATCTACATCTGATATTGGTTTTTGTGCAAATGACATTACATTCAGAGAATGGTCATTCTtttgattatatatttatacataattatctttgataaaaaaaatacatgccCCGTCTATCATTTCTATTACTTATTTTTCAACTTTATATTTCTCTCCTAACTCTCATATTCagtttcatttaaattttaattttaactttaaaaataatacttttattctataattattatcaaataacttattttaaatttatttagttttaacaAGTATCAATGTAACATATATATAAAgatacaataattaaaaaacattaattttacATAATAGTTTTAACAAAAAGATGAATTATAttcacaataaataaaaaataaatttattattatattgagatgtgtttttttaattatttttacttggTACTTTTCGGTGGCGTAGCCAGAAAATTTATTAGGAGAAGTGAATTATAACAGAGAAAACTCTAATCGGCCGTTTCTTCATATATACCAAACATAGTGGaattcaaaatcgaaaaaaATTCCTTAAATTTACGTCTTCGACCGACTCCGATCTTGGCTGACGGGCAGACCCGATCATAAGTGGCTCTGCCATTGGTACTTCTTTTTTTGAAGATTAAATATGAACTTTATTTAAATTGCAAAGCAGTTATATTTGTGAGAAATTTAGGGAAGTGACATAACCACTCTTAATGACCTGAAATGGCGGACATTTTGCGCAAGAACATGAACTGTCTGATTCACAGATCGCATTACGAACAAAAAAATAACGTTACTAGACTGCTTTGCTAGCTCCACACAATTGCCAACAATAGGATCCATATCCGAAAAATTTGGATTCCTAATCTTCAATACGATTTTCTTTGCATTCGACTTGATCATGAGATGGTGGCAATCCTTCAACTAACTCAACACTCGTCTGATGCCTATTGCCTCCGCCAATCGAGGCGAAATATTACCATGAAACCTGACATTTCTTGCCTGAACTATTGAGCCCATCTCATCCCTCACAATAATGCCAATGCAATACCCATCCCCTCCGGGAAAAATTGCTGCATCTACATTAGCTTTTAACCAACCATTTCTCGGAGGAGCCCATCTGATTCTACCATCACCATCCAGCTGACCAACCTGACGCATCTGGGCCACCGGAGAATGAGCTATTTTCCAAACTGATAATTGCAAATTGGTTCCAAACAAAATACTATCTACAGTACCCAGCTTTTTCTCCCAAACCACATTGTTCATGTTCTGCCACAAATTCCAACAGATAAGGGCAATCAAACTCTTATCATCATCCCCCGACGAAGCCAACCACCTTGAAGTCCAGTCTTTCATCGTTCCATCTACCTCAAGCTGCGGGACCTTCaccattgtcacgacccaaatttatgagtcgtgaccgacgctagggaatgggagtggtagctccgaaaacTCATAGCAAGactaaaaacctgtgtaaatttttcgcaaatcaaatcatatttcatatatcaaaatacatgtgaccccattttacaaaaacatcATAGTGAAAATGTGTTATACAtatacatagacaaaaacatctacactactgcggaccgctagaatgaaaaccttctttcacttcttat
This window contains:
- the LOC126687530 gene encoding uncharacterized protein LOC126687530, with translation MVKVPQLEVDGTMKDWTSRWLASSGDDDKSLIALICWNLWQNMNNVVWEKKLGTVDSILFGTNLQLSVWKIAHSPVAQMRQVGQLDGDGRIRWAPPRNGWLKANVDAAIFPGGDGYCIGIIVRDEMGSIVQARNVRFHGNISPRLAEAIGIRRVLS
- the LOC126687528 gene encoding putative protease Do-like 14, translating into MLFEPLTFKRKVEASVWERNLVDDGVTFTPYQMKYMFECAESRTTFDEYAQNLYLDVDTKRAALRASASVVSIVSYLGEKELNQTSGTIIESYDNCGVILTSANLVRCPTNRGSREDNVKVIVYLSESESFEGKIMACDFHYNLVAIKIQSDTPLRAACLANLDDSFITDPSSLLAHKHKSFELRPHSTSYNLIPGVAVIALGRFFSKRFNLMAAPGIFRLGDCKYGCEELFSTTCKITRCGIGGPLINQYGEVIGICFYDWSYTPFLPINIASIWWDHYKKYGEPRRPKLGMKVANLHTTDLGILENFCQMFPNIFRGIIVEKVLLGSSAHSAGIRPEDVIVQFDGTNVQSFFELFEKMWSKVGDIVEVVVIRANTDDPLHLMMRVDEATEVYDWPLFESEL